One window of Hymenobacter sp. BRD128 genomic DNA carries:
- a CDS encoding methyltransferase domain-containing protein: MPTELLANCPVCGSPDLHDKLRVQDQSVSQEAFTIQQCAACGFQFTNPRPDAAGIGRYYESDAYVSHNSAAQGLVNRVYKAARYFTVRHKVALVSKLNGGRPGRLLDYGCGTGHFLAGAKKAGWQVTGLEPNARARHDAAARVGQPILDAAALAELAPASFDIITLWHVLEHVHTLHDTLKQLLAALKPGGKLLIAVPNAESLDAQHYREHWASYDVPRHLYHFVPATMQRLLAGHGLRVGQTLPLLLDAYYISMLSERHLAPERAGGPLAVLKAGYKSNQYAAQHGGQYSSLLYVAERAEASR; this comes from the coding sequence GTGCCTACCGAATTATTAGCCAACTGCCCGGTGTGCGGCAGCCCTGACCTCCACGATAAGCTGCGTGTGCAGGACCAATCAGTAAGCCAGGAAGCGTTTACCATTCAGCAGTGCGCGGCCTGCGGCTTTCAGTTTACCAACCCCCGGCCCGATGCGGCTGGCATCGGCAGGTATTACGAATCAGACGCTTACGTATCGCACAATTCGGCGGCGCAGGGCCTGGTAAACCGCGTGTACAAAGCGGCGCGCTACTTTACGGTGCGGCACAAAGTGGCTCTGGTAAGCAAGCTCAATGGCGGCCGGCCGGGCCGGCTGCTCGACTACGGCTGCGGCACGGGGCACTTTCTGGCCGGGGCCAAAAAAGCTGGCTGGCAGGTGACGGGCCTCGAACCTAACGCCCGCGCCCGCCACGATGCGGCGGCCCGCGTGGGCCAGCCCATCCTGGATGCCGCGGCGCTGGCTGAGCTAGCCCCGGCTAGCTTCGACATCATCACGCTCTGGCACGTGCTGGAGCACGTGCACACCTTGCACGACACGCTCAAGCAGCTACTGGCGGCGCTCAAGCCGGGTGGTAAGCTGCTCATTGCGGTGCCCAATGCCGAGAGCCTCGATGCCCAGCACTACCGCGAGCACTGGGCGTCGTATGATGTGCCGCGCCACCTCTACCACTTCGTGCCGGCCACCATGCAGCGCCTGCTGGCCGGCCACGGCCTGCGCGTGGGGCAAACCCTGCCGCTGCTGCTCGATGCCTATTACATCAGTATGCTGAGCGAGCGCCACCTGGCGCCCGAGCGGGCGGGCGGGCCGCTGGCCGTGCTCAAAGCGGGCTACAAATCCAACCAGTACGCCGCGCAGCACGGCGGGCAATATTCGAGTTTGCTCTACGTAGCCGAGCGGGCCGAAGCCAGCCGCTAG
- a CDS encoding Ig-like domain-containing domain, whose product MRFRAKARASQPGRGAQTGLALAGLLALGSCAAISSPQGGPRDKTPPRLIGTSPDSAARNVHQQFIRLKFSEPIQLKELTKNLLITPQLPPDNSYSVLADRDYITLTFKKPLEANTTYSFNFRKAIVDANESLPAKYQALSFSTGATLDSGRVRGTVVDFFTTRPAADALVGLYRTTDTVGVRRGQPYYLARTDAKGQFQLNFIRVATYNMYAWTDKNNNNRFDDGEKIAYLPGPITVSDTIGPRTLQLVRPDRLPPRRTGLETTPRQVRITFNEGLQTATLAPLTPADAATQAAVQQATEITDQGRSVLIYKTPTVVDGRYLLAATDSVGNPRRDTLNVRFPVPTAVGKKAPAAVGTAVVGNPRSVYRQGQVKFRFPVPVQLAAGRSPGTLTEDSVKTHALRVPAEASLNASRTELTVKLDTKALKNIEIRLDTTALLAVTGQSLLLRRPLRLPVVDQDPSGQIMGTIQTKYKSFDLQLLDEKYQVVAQLHNPRGTYRFDYLAPGKYRLRVLIDQDGDGHWRGADPNLRLAPEPVYLDPKLLDVRSGFEIDETLTF is encoded by the coding sequence TTGAGGTTCAGGGCAAAAGCGAGGGCTAGCCAGCCGGGCCGGGGCGCCCAAACAGGCTTGGCGCTGGCGGGCCTGCTGGCGCTGGGCAGCTGCGCGGCCATCAGCTCGCCGCAGGGTGGCCCGCGCGACAAGACGCCGCCGCGCCTGATTGGCACCTCGCCCGACAGCGCGGCCCGCAACGTGCACCAGCAGTTCATCCGCCTCAAGTTTTCGGAGCCCATTCAGCTTAAGGAGCTGACTAAGAACCTGCTCATTACCCCGCAGCTGCCGCCCGACAACTCGTATTCGGTGCTGGCCGACCGCGACTACATCACGCTCACGTTTAAGAAGCCGCTGGAGGCGAATACCACGTACTCATTCAACTTCCGCAAGGCGATAGTGGACGCCAACGAAAGCCTGCCGGCCAAATACCAGGCCCTGAGCTTCAGCACCGGCGCTACCCTCGACTCGGGCCGGGTGCGCGGCACGGTAGTCGATTTTTTTACGACCCGCCCCGCCGCCGATGCGCTGGTGGGCCTCTACCGCACCACCGACACGGTGGGCGTGCGCCGGGGCCAGCCCTACTACCTCGCCCGCACCGATGCCAAGGGTCAGTTTCAACTCAATTTTATTCGGGTGGCGACCTATAACATGTACGCCTGGACCGATAAAAACAACAATAACCGCTTCGACGACGGCGAGAAAATCGCCTACCTGCCCGGCCCCATTACCGTTAGTGACACCATCGGGCCGCGCACCTTGCAGCTCGTGCGGCCCGACCGCCTGCCACCCCGCCGCACCGGCCTCGAAACTACGCCCCGCCAGGTGCGCATCACCTTCAATGAAGGCTTGCAAACGGCTACGCTAGCCCCGCTAACCCCGGCCGATGCCGCCACCCAGGCGGCCGTGCAGCAGGCCACCGAAATTACCGACCAGGGGCGCAGCGTCTTGATTTACAAGACCCCTACCGTAGTGGATGGCCGCTACCTGCTGGCCGCCACCGATAGCGTGGGCAACCCGCGGCGCGACACGCTCAACGTGCGCTTTCCGGTGCCTACCGCCGTGGGCAAAAAAGCGCCCGCCGCCGTGGGCACCGCCGTGGTGGGCAACCCGCGCAGCGTGTACCGGCAGGGCCAGGTGAAGTTTCGCTTCCCGGTGCCGGTGCAGCTGGCGGCGGGCCGCAGCCCCGGCACGCTTACCGAAGACTCGGTGAAAACCCACGCCCTGCGCGTGCCCGCCGAGGCTAGCCTCAATGCCAGCCGCACCGAGCTCACGGTGAAGCTCGATACCAAGGCGCTGAAAAACATCGAGATTCGGCTCGACACTACGGCCCTGCTGGCCGTGACGGGGCAGTCGCTGCTCTTGCGGCGGCCGCTGCGCCTGCCGGTGGTGGACCAGGACCCTAGCGGCCAGATTATGGGCACCATCCAGACCAAGTACAAGTCGTTTGACTTGCAGCTGCTCGATGAGAAATACCAGGTGGTGGCCCAGCTGCACAACCCGCGCGGTACGTATCGCTTCGACTACCTGGCGCCCGGCAAGTACCGCCTGCGTGTGCTTATCGACCAGGACGGCGATGGCCACTGGCGCGGCGCCGACCCCAACCTGCGCCTGGCACCCGAGCCCGTCTACCTCGACCCCAAGCTGCTTGACGTGCGCTCGGGCTTTGAGATTGATGAGACACTGACTTTCTAG
- a CDS encoding DUF4385 domain-containing protein, with protein MPFDYTLDFPTLDFRKHPELYRVGRGEQGVLLVQPYKGEILPHWRFKDAAAARESSAAIWQLFEGYLQEEDFVGADMARKFLQMGYTRARRYANHQGGRKYAGPVPADKKGQSGAHGRAELPRNAHPDADKVEAAAIFKQKWDEAKNLPEYQRQKAAFEAKYGK; from the coding sequence ATGCCGTTCGATTACACCCTCGATTTTCCCACCCTCGATTTCAGAAAGCACCCCGAGCTTTACCGCGTGGGCCGGGGCGAGCAGGGCGTGCTGCTGGTGCAGCCCTACAAGGGCGAAATCCTGCCCCACTGGCGCTTTAAGGATGCGGCGGCGGCCCGGGAGTCGTCGGCCGCTATTTGGCAGCTTTTCGAGGGGTATTTGCAGGAGGAGGATTTTGTGGGGGCCGACATGGCGCGCAAGTTTTTGCAGATGGGCTACACCCGCGCCCGGCGCTACGCCAACCACCAGGGCGGCAGGAAATACGCCGGCCCCGTGCCCGCCGATAAAAAAGGCCAGAGCGGCGCCCACGGCCGCGCCGAATTGCCCCGTAATGCACATCCTGACGCGGATAAAGTAGAAGCCGCCGCCATTTTTAAGCAGAAGTGGGACGAGGCCAAAAACCTGCCCGAGTACCAACGCCAGAAAGCCGCCTTCGAGGCAAAATATGGGAAGTGA
- a CDS encoding inorganic phosphate transporter, translated as MFGLEPHVLLLLVVCLLAACAFEFVNGFHDTANAVATVIYTNTLRPWVAVVWSAFWNFIGVFAGGIGVAMGIVYLLPVESLVDQNVYHGIAMVGALIVAAIIWNIGTWYYGIPSSSSHALIGSILGVGIAYSMLSGGHGSGVNWSKAGESGLALLLSPVLGFTFTIAMMFALKRFGSKALFKEPRKRRPPPLFIRLTLIGTCTLVSFFHGSNDGQKGVGLIMLILIGIVPVHFALDNSKNPFDLRDSLTKVEYVINRVNAADLSATDQQLLAQMREQTTDLDRVFAGKKTVADLPKQARFEIRRDILLLANRGKQLLGSEHVSLNTTDRTTYDDAVKHMKEFTDYAPWQVLLMVSLSLACGTTIGWQRIVKTIGERIGKEHLTYAQGASSELVAAAMIGLSTQSGLPTSTTHVLTSSIAGSMVASRGVKNINPEMVRSIMLAWVLTLPVTMVLAGGLFLLFRSFGN; from the coding sequence ATGTTCGGACTCGAACCCCATGTATTGCTGCTGCTAGTTGTCTGTCTGCTAGCAGCCTGCGCATTTGAATTTGTCAACGGCTTTCACGACACGGCCAATGCCGTGGCCACCGTTATCTACACCAACACGCTGCGGCCCTGGGTGGCGGTGGTGTGGTCGGCCTTCTGGAACTTCATCGGCGTCTTCGCCGGCGGCATCGGCGTGGCGATGGGCATCGTGTACCTGCTGCCCGTCGAAAGCCTCGTGGACCAAAACGTGTACCACGGCATTGCGATGGTGGGCGCGCTCATCGTGGCGGCCATCATCTGGAACATCGGCACCTGGTACTACGGCATTCCGTCGTCGTCGTCGCACGCGCTCATCGGCTCCATTCTGGGCGTGGGCATTGCCTATTCAATGCTTTCGGGCGGTCACGGCTCGGGCGTGAATTGGAGCAAGGCCGGCGAAAGCGGGCTAGCCCTGCTGCTGAGCCCCGTGCTGGGCTTCACCTTCACCATCGCCATGATGTTCGCGCTCAAGCGCTTCGGCAGCAAGGCACTGTTTAAGGAGCCCCGTAAGCGCCGCCCGCCGCCCCTGTTTATTCGCCTCACCCTGATTGGCACCTGCACGCTGGTAAGCTTTTTCCACGGCTCCAACGACGGCCAGAAGGGCGTAGGCCTCATTATGCTGATTCTCATCGGCATCGTGCCCGTGCACTTTGCGCTCGACAATTCGAAGAATCCGTTCGATTTGCGCGACTCGCTTACCAAGGTTGAGTACGTCATCAACCGCGTGAATGCCGCCGACCTGAGCGCGACCGACCAGCAGCTGCTGGCCCAGATGCGCGAGCAAACCACCGACCTCGACCGCGTATTCGCGGGCAAAAAAACGGTGGCAGACCTGCCCAAGCAGGCCCGCTTCGAGATTCGACGCGATATCCTGCTGCTGGCCAACCGTGGCAAGCAGCTACTGGGCTCCGAGCACGTGAGCCTGAACACCACCGACCGCACCACCTACGACGATGCCGTGAAGCACATGAAGGAATTTACCGACTACGCGCCCTGGCAGGTACTGCTCATGGTGAGTTTGTCGCTAGCCTGCGGCACTACCATCGGCTGGCAGCGCATCGTAAAAACCATCGGTGAGCGCATCGGCAAGGAGCACCTCACCTATGCCCAGGGCGCCAGCTCCGAGCTGGTAGCAGCGGCCATGATTGGCCTAAGCACGCAGTCGGGCCTGCCTACTTCTACTACGCACGTGCTCACCTCGTCCATCGCCGGCAGCATGGTGGCCAGCCGTGGCGTCAAGAATATCAACCCCGAAATGGTGCGCAGCATCATGCTGGCCTGGGTGCTCACCTTACCGGTGACGATGGTACTGGCCGGCGGCCTGTTTCTGCTATTCCGCTCGTTCGGCAACTAG
- a CDS encoding glycine--tRNA ligase has protein sequence MSKPTTPAENPQLKDIVAHAKEYGFVFQSSEIYDGLAAVYDYGPNGVELKNNLKRLWWEAMTQLHGNVVGIDAAIFMAPQTWEASGHVAGFNDPLIDNLDSKKRYRADVLIEEKAAEYEKAGDPARGAALTAELGRLLTANDLAGVKQLIIDEKITDPLSGSSKWTDVRQFNLMFSTQGSAVDSDAPPVYLRPETAQGIFVNFLNVQKSARMKIPFGIAQIGKAFRNEIVARQFIFRMREFEQMEMQFFVRPGTEGEWYDIWKAARRRFHEAIGLPAEKLRFHDHDKLAHYAKAAVDIEFEFPFGFKEIEGIHSRSDFDLTQHQNLSRKKQQYFDNDIDESTGKPYGNYVPYVVETSVGADRLFLATMCQAFQEETITEGEGEAQTTKTRTFLKLHPAVAPIKAAIFPLVRKDGMPEKAQQIFDDLRFDFRLVIEDKDAIGKRYTRQDLIGTPFCIVVDGQTLEDDTVTVRHRDTREQTRMPISALRAYIGEAVSFKTVFAKL, from the coding sequence ATGAGCAAGCCCACTACGCCCGCCGAAAACCCGCAACTAAAAGATATCGTGGCCCACGCCAAGGAATACGGCTTCGTATTCCAGTCCTCCGAAATATATGATGGCCTAGCCGCCGTGTACGACTACGGCCCCAACGGCGTGGAGCTGAAAAACAACCTCAAGCGCCTCTGGTGGGAAGCTATGACCCAGCTGCACGGCAACGTGGTGGGCATCGACGCGGCTATTTTCATGGCGCCCCAAACCTGGGAGGCTAGCGGCCACGTGGCGGGCTTCAACGACCCGCTCATCGACAACCTCGACAGCAAAAAGCGCTACCGCGCCGACGTGCTCATCGAGGAAAAAGCCGCCGAGTACGAAAAAGCCGGCGACCCCGCCCGCGGCGCGGCCCTCACCGCCGAGCTAGGCCGCCTGCTCACGGCCAACGACCTGGCCGGCGTGAAGCAGCTCATTATCGACGAAAAAATAACGGACCCGCTTTCCGGCTCCAGCAAGTGGACCGATGTGCGCCAGTTCAACCTGATGTTCTCCACGCAAGGCTCGGCCGTGGATTCGGATGCGCCGCCCGTGTACCTGCGGCCCGAAACGGCCCAGGGTATTTTCGTAAACTTCCTGAACGTGCAAAAGTCGGCGCGGATGAAAATCCCGTTTGGCATCGCGCAGATTGGCAAGGCCTTCCGCAACGAGATTGTGGCTAGGCAGTTCATCTTCCGCATGCGTGAGTTTGAGCAGATGGAGATGCAATTCTTCGTGCGCCCCGGCACCGAAGGCGAGTGGTACGACATCTGGAAGGCCGCCCGCCGGCGCTTCCACGAGGCCATCGGCCTGCCGGCCGAGAAGCTGCGCTTCCACGACCACGACAAGCTGGCCCACTACGCCAAGGCCGCCGTCGACATTGAGTTTGAATTCCCCTTCGGCTTCAAGGAAATCGAGGGCATCCACTCGCGCTCCGACTTCGACCTGACCCAGCACCAGAACCTGAGCCGCAAAAAGCAGCAGTACTTCGACAACGACATCGACGAAAGCACCGGCAAGCCCTACGGCAACTACGTGCCCTACGTGGTCGAAACCTCGGTGGGCGCCGACCGCCTGTTCCTGGCCACCATGTGCCAGGCCTTCCAGGAAGAAACCATTACCGAAGGCGAGGGCGAGGCCCAAACCACCAAGACGCGCACTTTCCTGAAGCTGCACCCGGCGGTGGCGCCTATCAAGGCCGCCATCTTCCCGCTAGTGCGCAAGGACGGCATGCCCGAAAAAGCCCAGCAGATTTTTGACGACCTGCGTTTCGATTTCCGCCTGGTGATTGAGGACAAGGACGCCATCGGCAAGCGATACACGCGCCAGGACCTAATCGGCACGCCGTTTTGTATTGTAGTGGACGGCCAAACGCTGGAAGACGACACCGTGACGGTGCGCCACCGCGACACCCGCGAGCAAACCCGCATGCCCATCAGTGCGTTGCGGGCGTACATCGGCGAAGCGGTGAGCTTCAAAACCGTATTTGCCAAGCTATAA
- a CDS encoding RND family transporter, with product MWGHIALFIIKFRRILLLLIAVSTLGMAWIAKDVQMTYDFAQVVSPKDPDMVYFQQFKKTFGEDGNILVLGMQDSAIYKLPQFRLYDQLANDLVKVPGVSGVLGLPKLIQIQKDTVHNSFVTAPVFAKPPTSQAQLDSLMRVVNSIEFYKGQVIAPRTGATLLAVTLDPKWLNSDRRKEVMNNILNLSAKFEKDSHIKLHYAGLPYVRSTMTSKVSAEMKFFAGLMVVVMAIILFVFFRTWSAVVVPLLVVIIVMIWCVASIVLLGFKINLLTGLIPSILVVISVPNCTYLLSRYHYDYRKSGNQILAMTRVIRKIGLITLVNNTTTAIGFFVFTFTDIAILYQFGLVATINIFVAFIISFIMIPAVFTYLPGPTDKQLEHLDSKPLVGIIHFLDFIVLRRRRTIYLTAAVLVGLASIGISRIEAVSFMVDDLPKQSSVNEDLSFFEARFGGVMPLEFVVDTKQPKGLLKLPNLQKIDQFDKFLQAQPELSTPISMVTFLKAAKQAFYNGNPDFYKLPDKDDKNFILSYLANSQGKGANSTSKLLKTFMDSTQQRARISVKIADIGSHKLDTLVNRRIDPAIKRIFAGTDMVVRRTGTTVIFTKGNEYVIGTLGESLLWAFGLVAVVVLLLFHSVRTIFYALVPNILTLTLTAGVMGYFGIVLKPATALIYVIALGIDGDNSIHLLAKFRQEMAMPGKSVSEAITNTLSEAGSSMFYTSIVLFIGFSIYGFSEFGGTKALGVLMGASLLITNFSNLVFLPALLVTFERGGSWKTPKAALVHHYDESYHEEDDDIDLNLQRLSVEQGNAVKTT from the coding sequence ATGTGGGGACATATCGCCCTCTTTATTATTAAGTTCCGGCGGATTCTGCTGTTACTTATTGCCGTTTCGACCCTGGGCATGGCGTGGATAGCGAAGGATGTGCAGATGACCTACGACTTTGCCCAGGTCGTGAGCCCGAAGGACCCCGACATGGTGTACTTCCAGCAGTTCAAAAAAACCTTCGGCGAGGATGGCAATATCCTGGTGCTGGGCATGCAGGACAGCGCCATCTATAAGCTCCCGCAGTTCCGGCTCTACGACCAGCTTGCCAACGACCTGGTGAAAGTGCCCGGTGTATCGGGCGTGCTAGGCCTGCCCAAGCTGATTCAAATTCAGAAGGATACAGTGCACAACAGCTTCGTGACGGCGCCCGTGTTCGCCAAGCCGCCCACCAGCCAGGCCCAGCTCGACTCGCTGATGCGGGTCGTGAACAGCATCGAGTTTTACAAGGGTCAGGTGATTGCGCCGCGCACCGGGGCCACGCTGCTGGCCGTGACGCTCGACCCTAAGTGGCTGAACTCAGACCGGCGCAAGGAAGTGATGAACAACATCTTAAACTTGAGTGCCAAGTTTGAGAAGGACTCGCACATTAAGCTGCACTACGCGGGCCTGCCCTACGTGCGCTCGACCATGACGAGCAAGGTATCGGCCGAGATGAAGTTCTTTGCCGGACTGATGGTGGTGGTGATGGCCATCATTTTGTTCGTGTTTTTCCGCACCTGGTCGGCGGTGGTGGTGCCGCTGCTGGTCGTCATTATTGTGATGATATGGTGCGTGGCTAGCATCGTGCTACTCGGGTTCAAAATCAACCTGCTTACGGGCCTGATACCTTCTATTCTGGTAGTTATCAGCGTGCCCAACTGCACCTACCTGCTCTCGCGCTACCACTACGACTACCGCAAATCGGGCAACCAGATACTGGCCATGACGCGGGTTATTCGCAAAATCGGCCTCATCACGCTGGTGAATAACACGACCACGGCCATCGGTTTTTTCGTGTTCACTTTCACCGACATTGCCATTCTGTATCAGTTCGGGCTGGTGGCTACGATTAACATTTTTGTGGCCTTCATCATCAGCTTCATCATGATTCCGGCGGTGTTTACCTACCTGCCGGGCCCCACCGACAAGCAGCTGGAGCACCTCGATTCGAAGCCGCTGGTGGGCATTATCCACTTCCTCGACTTCATTGTATTGCGGCGCCGGCGCACCATTTACCTCACGGCGGCGGTGCTGGTGGGGCTAGCCTCCATCGGTATTTCGCGCATCGAAGCCGTGTCGTTTATGGTGGACGACCTGCCCAAGCAAAGCTCGGTGAACGAAGACCTGAGCTTCTTTGAGGCCCGTTTCGGTGGGGTGATGCCGCTGGAGTTTGTGGTGGATACCAAGCAGCCCAAGGGCTTGTTGAAACTGCCCAACTTGCAGAAAATTGACCAGTTCGATAAATTCCTGCAAGCCCAGCCGGAGCTGTCCACGCCCATCAGCATGGTCACGTTTCTGAAAGCGGCCAAGCAGGCTTTTTATAACGGCAACCCGGATTTTTATAAGCTGCCGGATAAGGATGACAAGAACTTCATTCTGAGCTACCTGGCCAACTCGCAGGGCAAGGGAGCCAACTCGACCAGCAAGCTGCTCAAAACCTTTATGGACAGCACCCAGCAGCGGGCGCGCATCAGCGTAAAAATCGCCGATATCGGCTCGCACAAGCTGGATACGCTGGTGAACAGACGCATAGACCCGGCTATCAAGCGCATCTTTGCCGGTACCGATATGGTAGTGCGCCGGACTGGCACGACGGTTATTTTCACCAAGGGCAACGAGTACGTTATCGGCACCCTGGGCGAGAGCCTGCTATGGGCCTTCGGGCTGGTGGCCGTGGTGGTGCTGCTTTTGTTTCATTCGGTGCGCACCATCTTCTACGCCTTAGTGCCCAATATCTTAACCCTGACCCTGACGGCCGGCGTGATGGGTTACTTCGGCATTGTGCTGAAGCCCGCCACGGCGCTCATTTACGTGATAGCCTTGGGCATCGACGGCGATAACTCCATTCACCTGCTGGCCAAGTTCCGGCAGGAGATGGCCATGCCCGGCAAGAGTGTGAGCGAGGCCATCACCAATACGCTGAGCGAGGCCGGGTCGAGCATGTTTTACACCAGCATCGTACTCTTTATCGGGTTCAGCATTTACGGCTTCAGCGAGTTTGGGGGTACCAAGGCGCTAGGGGTGCTCATGGGCGCATCGCTGCTGATAACCAATTTCTCGAACCTGGTTTTTCTGCCGGCGCTGCTGGTCACGTTTGAGCGCGGCGGTAGCTGGAAAACGCCCAAAGCCGCCCTGGTGCACCACTACGACGAGAGCTACCACGAAGAAGACGACGATATCGACCTGAACTTGCAGCGCCTGAGCGTGGAGCAGGGCAATGCGGTAAAGACGACGTAA